Proteins found in one Neurospora crassa OR74A linkage group II, whole genome shotgun sequence genomic segment:
- a CDS encoding phosphatidate cytidylyltransferase, whose amino-acid sequence MPTRSSIPATPRIISPSPTPSERDALDSYTGPMTRAARRRLATPLPVSEEGNEEDGVPALRKARTRSRSPVETRPTAGRRTSKKRTTKTADAKTTSTDSTAAAPKGDMAVSEKQEKEVSNGHLLPPQPAGYTGWGWKDISRSPSPLGLIPIHRHWKAFIHKHEVPRKALHVSIGFFVVWLYLSGTQTLSVCPYLMAALIPIAAVDVLRHHNAAFNRLYVKVLGALMRESEFTGYNGVIFYLLGAWIVLGFFPKDVGVVGTLLLSWCDTAASTFGRLYGRYTPRIRSGKSLAGSLAAFLVGVGTSAFFWGWLVPTKGPMPGDELFMFTGTLRLPQLLSEAVGLTPAQATISGGLALGIMSLWSGFVAAASEVANVCGLDDNLTIPVLSGLGIWGFLKIFG is encoded by the coding sequence ATGCCTACGCGTAGCAGTATTCCGGCGACGCCTCGGATCATCTCGCCCAGCCCGACACCCTCGGAACGCGATGCGCTAGACTCATACACGGGGCCCATGACCAGGGCTGCGAGGAGACGGCTGGCCACACCGTTACCTGTTAGTGAAGAGGGcaacgaggaggatggcgtgCCCGCTCTACGGAAAGCGCGcacaagaagcagaagcccGGTAGAGACGCGCCCAACGGCCGGCCGGCGGACATCCAAAAAGCGGACCACCAAGACCGCCGATGCGAAAACGACCTCCACAGACTCGACAGCAGCCGCGCCCAAGGGAGACATGGCCGTGTCCGAAaagcaggagaaggaggtatCGAACGGCCACCTGCTGCCACCACAACCGGCAGGCTATACAGGCTGGGGCTGGAAAGACATTAGTCGCAGTCCGAGCCCGCTTGGCCTGATCCCAATCCACAGGCACTGGAAGGCCTTTATACACAAGCACGAGGTACCGAGGAAAGCGCTCCACGTGTCCATCGGCTTCTTTGTCGTATGGCTCTACCTGTCGGGAACGCAGACACTGTCGGTGTGCCCTTACCTCATGGCTGCCCTAATACCCATCGCGGCCGTGGACGTTCTCCGGCACCACAACGCGGCCTTTAACCGGCTCTACGTCAAGGTGCTGGGGGCGCTGATGCGTGAGAGCGAGTTTACGGGTTACAATGGCGTCATTTTCTACCTGCTCGGAGCCTGGATCGTCCTGGGCTTCTTCCCCAAGGATGTCGGTGTCGTGGGTACTCTGCTGCTTAGCTGGTGTGACACTGCGGCAAGTACGTTTGGACGGCTGTACGGCCGTTACACACCCCGTATTCGAAGCGGCAAGTCGCTTGCCGGGTCCTTGGCTGCATTTCTGGTCGGTGTGGGCACCTCTGCCTTTTTCTGGGGCTGGCTGGTGCCTACCAAGGGCCCCATGCCCGGCGACGAGCTCTTCATGTTCACGGGCACCCTTCGCCTGCCCCAGCTCCTGTCGGAAGCGGTCGGGCTTACCCCGGCTCAGGCGACAATCTCGGGTGGTCTTGCTCTGGGCATCATGAGCCTCTGGTCTGGCTTTGTCGCTGCGGCGAGCGAGGTGGCTAACGTCTGCGGACTGGATGACAACCTCACGATCCCCGTCCTGAGCGGTCTCGGCATCTGGGGGTTCCTGAAGATTTTTGGCTAA
- a CDS encoding ATP-dependent rRNA helicase spb-4, producing MAPTQPQTKVRKPPRSWDALTPPLAQWILDYLSSMGFTQPTPVQKSCLELFRGNKDVVVEAVTGSGKTLAFLIPVVEKLLRGEEPAKRNHVQGIIISPTRELATQIYNVLVSLVKFHEPSAEAISHAKSDEKRPTATQPVVVPQLLVGGTTKAAEDLGTFLRLSPNLLIGTPGRLAELLSSAYVKAPASTFEVLIMDEADRLLDMGFANELNRILGYLPKQRRTGLFSASLSDAVERLITVGLLYPHKITVRVKSLKDGGIIQERKTPMSLQMSYLVTPASQKMPAIVQLLEKLEPRPQRSIIFFSSCMAVKYFSRILGAVLPAGFSVTSLHGKLEPKVREKNYERFVNTTSPMVLLTTDLAARGLDIPQVDLVIQHDPPTDTKVFIHRCGRAGRAGRRGLAVVLLQPGREEGYVQLLEVRQTPITPLEKPAISVTPDEVERVSAAFRSQALADREIFQMAQLAFVSWTRSYIEHQASSIFRIADLDWLDLAKGYGLLELPKMPEVREAKIDRSLGLGINTEEIPFKDKVREKKRQEELAKWKEEKAKRAQEENTGDKRKKNEAWSGKAEQEETKLQRREKKRRKREAKKFSEMTEKEKEEHLKLEQMIEEVRKRNEAKAAEERAAALAANPPKPKAPVKKVDDSDEEFGGFDD from the exons ATGGCGCCTACCCAACCACAGACTAAGGTCCGGAAGCCTCCAAGGTCTTGGGACGCTCTCACGCCTCCTCTCGCCCAATGGATTCTTGACTACCTCTCCTCCATGGGCTTTACCCAGCCGACTCCCGTTCAAAAGTCATGCCTTGAGCTCTTCCGTGGAAATAAAGATGTTGTCGTCGAGGCCGTAACAGGCAGTGGAAAGACACTTGCCTTTTTGATTCCGGTAGTTGAG AAACTCCTGCGCGGCGAAGAACCAGCCAAGCGAAACCATGTCCAAGGCATTATCATCTCGCCCACCCGCGAACTTGCAACCCAGATTTACAATGTCCTCGTTTCCCTCGTCAAGTTTCACGAACCCTCCGCTGAAGCCATTTCCCACGCCAAAAGCGACGAGAAGCGCCCAACAGCAACCCAGCCTGTCGTTGTCCCCCAACTACTTGTCGGAGGCACCACCAAGGCTGCTGAGGATCTCGGTACATTCCTTCGTCTTTCCCCGAATCTCCTAATTGGCACTCCCGGCCGTCTTGCCGAACTCTTGTCGAGCGCATACGTCAAGGCTCCCGCGTCTACATTTGAGGTTCTCATTATGGATGAGGCCGATCGCCTTCTCGATATGGGTTTCGCGAACGAGCTCAACCGCATTCTCGGATATCTTCCGAAGCAGCGCCGTACTGGTCTTTTCAGTGCTTCGCTCAGTGACGCCGTTGAAAGGCTGATTACAGTTGGTCTATTGTACCCACACAAGATCACCGTCAGAGTGAAGAGTCTGAAGGACGGTGGCATAATTCAAGAGAGGAAAACACCAATGTCTCTACAGATGAGCTACCTTGTTACCCCAGCCAGCCAGAAAATGCCAGCAATTGTCCAGCTCCTCGAAAAGCTCGAGCCCAGGCCCCAGcgatccatcatcttcttctcttcatgCATGGCCGTCAAGTACTTCAGCCGCATTCTCGGCGCCGTCCTGCCCGCCGGTTTTTCCGTCACCTCCCTGCACGGCAAACTCGAACCTAAAGTCCGCGAAAAGAACTATGAGCGTTTCGTCAACACCACCTCGCCCATggtcctcctcaccaccgaTCTTGCCGCCCGCGGTCTTGATATCCCCCAAGTCGACCTCGTTATCCAGCACGACCCGCCCACGGACACCAAGGTTTTCATTCACCGCTGCGGTCGTGCCGGCCGTGCCGGTCGTCGGGGTCTCGCCGTCGTTCTGCTCCAGCCGGGTCGCGAGGAAGGCTACGTACAGCTTCTTGAAGTCCGTCAAACTCCCATCACGCCCCTGGAGAAGCCCGCCATTTCCGTCACCCCTGATGAAGTCGAGCGCGTCTCCGCCGCCTTCCGATCGCAAGCCCTCGCCGACCGCGAGATCTTCCAGATGGCCCAGCTCGCTTTCGTTTCCTGGACGCGCTCCTACATCGAACACCAagcttcttccatcttccgcATCGCCGACCTCGACTGGCTCGACCTAGCCAAGGGCTACGGCCTTCTCGAGCTGCCCAAGATGCCCGAAGTCCGCGAAGCCAAGATCGACCGCTCTCTGGGTCTGGGCATCAACACGGAAGAAATTCCTTTCAAGGACAAGGTGCGCGAGAAAAAGCGTCAGGAAGAGCTggccaagtggaaggaggagaaggcaaAGCGGGCACAGGAAGAGAATACGGGCGACAAGCGCAAGAAGAACGAGGCGTGGAGCGGCAAGGCGGAACAGGAGGAGACGAAACTGCAGAGgcgcgagaagaagaggagaaagagggaggccAAGAAATTCAGCGAGATGacggagaaagagaaggaggagcatcTCAAGCTGGAGCAGATGATTGAGGAGGTGAGGAAACGGAACGAGGccaaggcggcggaggagagggcaGCTGCGCTTGCGGCGAACCCACCCAAGCCGAAGGCTCcggtgaagaaggtggaCGATAGTGATGAAGAGTTTGGTGGGTTTGATGATTGA